Proteins co-encoded in one Dasypus novemcinctus isolate mDasNov1 chromosome 6, mDasNov1.1.hap2, whole genome shotgun sequence genomic window:
- the DDX21 gene encoding nucleolar RNA helicase 2, translating to MPGKLLSDVGLESDKAMKKLETQRKQNEKKNKKEKPKSNKTEGSAEEKEETVCPKAKKIKKAGPSEVEVNSPKSKKVKKKKEERSQNDIISPKTKNVKKKKEASENKTVSPEIKKVVSEDCSEEETYVPKPKKIKKEKEMNGKIGEKSSKLKNGFLHSGSDSNSNEAASEESNHELEQEIPEEQKEGAFSNFPISEVTIKLLKARGVSFLFPIQAKTFYHVYGGKDLIAQARTGTGKTFSFAIPLIEKLQGELQDRKRGRSPQVLVLAPTRELANQVSKDFSDITKKLAVACFYGGTPYGGQIERMRNGIDILVGTPGRIKDHLQNGKLDLTKLKHVVLDEVDQMLDMGFADQVEEILSVAYKKDSEDNPQTLLFSATCPHWVYNVAKKYMKSTYEQVDLIGKKTQKTAITVEHLAIKCHWTHRAAVIGDVIRVYSGYHGRTIIFCETKKEAQELSQNVSIKQDAQSLHGDIPQKQREITLKGFRNGAFGVLVATNVAARGLDIPEVDLVVQSSPPKDVESYIHRSGRTGRAGRTGICICFYQHKEEYQLAQVEQKAGIKFKRVGVPSATEIIKASSQDAIRYLDSVPPTAISHFKQSAEKLIEEKGAVEALAAALAHISGATSVEQRSLINSNAGFVTMILQCSIEMPNISYAWKELKEQLGEEIDSKVKGMVFLKGKLGVCFDVPTAVVTDIQEKWKDSRRWQLSVATEQPELEGPREGQRGFRGQREGNRGSRGQREGNRGSRGQREGNRSFRGQREGNRSFRGQRSGSGNRNNRFQNRGQKRSFSKAFDH from the exons aaaaataaaaaagagaagccaAAATCTAATAAGACTGAAGGGTcagcagaagaaaaggaagaaactgtttgccctaaagcaaaaaaaattaaaaaggcaggACCTTCTGAAGTTGAAGTGAATTCTCCTAAatccaaaaaggtaaaaaagaagaaggaggagcgATCTCAAAATGACATTATTTCTCCTAAaactaaaaatgtgaaaaagaaaaaggaagcttcTGAAAACAAAACTGTTTCTCCTGAAATCAAAAAAGTAGTAAGTGAGGACTGTTCTGAAGAAGAAACATATGTTCCTAAAcccaagaaaataaagaaggaaaaggaaatgaacgGCAAAATTGGAGAGAAAAGCTCCAAGCTGAAGAATGGATTCCTCCATTCTGGGTCGGATTCTAACTCAAATGAAGCTGCAAGTGAAGAAAGTAACCATGAATTAGAACAG GAAATTCCTGAGGAACAAAAAGAAGGCGCTTTCTCTAATTTTCCCATATCAGAAGTGACTATTAAGCTTCTCAAAG CCCGTGGGGTGAGCTTCCTGTTTCCTATACAAGCAAAGACGTTTTACCATGTCTATGGTGGGAAGGATTTAATTGCACAGGCACGGACAGGAACTGGGAAGACATTCTCCTTTGCCATCCCCTTGATTGAAAAACTTCAGGGAGAACTGCAAGATAGGAAGAGAGGCCGTTCGCCTCAG GTACTAGTTCTTGCACCTACAAGGGAGTTGGCAAATCAAGTGAGCAAAGACTTCAGTGACATCACAAAGAAGCTGGCAGTGGCCTGTTTTTATGGTGGAACTCCCTATGGAGGTCAAA TTGAACGCATGCGGAATGGGATTGACATCCTGGTTGGGACGCCAGGTCGTATCAAAGACCACCTGCAGAATGGCAAGCTCGATCTCACCAAGCTTAAGCATGTTGTCCTGGATGAAGTGGACCAGATGTTGGATATGGGTTTTGCTGATCAAGTGGAAGAGATTTTAAGTGTGGCATACAAGAAAG atTCAGAAGACAATCCCCAAACATTGCTTTTTTCTGCAACTTGCCCTCATTGGGTGTATAATGTTGCtaagaaatacatgaaatctaCATATGAACAAGTGGACCTGATTGGTAAAAAGACTCAGAAAACGGCAATAACTGTGGAG CATCTGGCTATCAAGTGCCACTGGACTCACAGGGCAGCAGTCATTGGGGACGTGATCCGCGTGTATAGTGGTTATCACGGGCGCACTATCATCTTCTGTGAAACCAAGAAAGAAGCCCAGGAGCTGTCACAGAATGTGTCCATAAAGCAG GATGCCCAGTCATTGCATGGAGACATTCCACAGAAGCAAAGGGAAATCACTCTGAAAGGCTTTAGAAATGGTGCTTTTGGAGTTTTGGTGGCAACCAATGTCGCTGCACGTGGGTTAGACATCCCTGAAGTTGATCTGGTTGTACAAAGCTCTCCACCAAAG GATGTGGAGTCCTATATTCATCGTTCTGGGAGAACAGGTAGAGCTGGAAGGACAGGAATTTGCATCTGCTTTTATCAGCACAAGGAAGAATATCAGTTAGCACAAGTGGAACAAAAAGCG GGAATTAAATTTAAACGAGTAGGTGTCCCTTCTGCAACAGAAATAATAAAAGCTTCCAGTCAAGATGCCATCAG GTATTTGGATTCTGTGCCTCCAACTGCCATTAGTCATTTCAAGCAGTCGGCTGAGAAATTGATAGAGGAGAAGGGAGCTGTGGAAGCTCTGGCAGCAGCACTGGCCCATATTTCAGGGGCCACATCGGTAGAACAGCGCTCCTTGATCAATTCCAATGCA GGCTTTGTAACCATGATCTTGCAGTGCTCAATTGAAATGCCAAACATTAGCTATGCTTGGAAAGAGCTTAAAGAGCAACTGGGCGAGGAAATTGATTCCAAAGTGAAGGGAATGGTCTTTCTCAAAGGAAAGCTG GGTGTTTGCTTTGATGTCCCCACTGCAGTAGTAACAGATATACAG GAAAAATGGAAGGATTCCCGGCGCTGGCAGCTCTCTGTGGCCACAGAGCAACCAGAGCTGGAAGGACCCCGGGAAGGCCAGCGAGGATTCAGGGGACAGCGGGAAGGCAATCGAGGCTCCAGGGGACAGCGGGAAGGCAATCGAGGCTCCAGGGGACAGCGGGAAGGCAATCGGAGTTTCAGGGGACAGCGGGAAGGAAACAGAAGCTTCAGAGGACAGCGATCAGGAAGTGGCAACAGAAATAATAGATTTCAAAACAGAGGCCAGAAGCGGAGTTTTAGTAAAGCATTCGATCACTAA